From one Anopheles bellator chromosome 1, idAnoBellAS_SP24_06.2, whole genome shotgun sequence genomic stretch:
- the LOC131205598 gene encoding transmembrane 9 superfamily member 3 isoform X2 — MLSIRSMKFHLLVRRMITVAVLLNIPHTLADEHNHMYDDHEEIVLWMNTVGPYHNRQETYAYFSLPFCVGAKQSINHYHETMSEALQGVELEFSGYEIDFKDDISPTEICMVELTEDKLKAFVYAVKNQYWYQMYIDDLPIWGVVGKEEDKKYYIYTHKKFDISFNGKQIVDVTLTPEHKELLRVGAKIKFTYEVNWKQSSVKFEDRFDKYLDPNFFQHRIHWFSIFNSFMMVIFLVGLVSMILMRTLRKDYARYSKDEEADDMERDLGDEYGWKQIHGDVFRPTSNVMLFSALVGAGYQLTSVVLCVITFAILGELYTERGSMLSTTIFVYAATSPINGYFGGSLYARMGGKLWIKQMLMSAFVVPALVCGTAFFINFIAIYYHASRAIPFGTMVAVTCICIFVILPLTLIGTIVGRNLDGQPDHPCRVNAVPRPIPEKKWFMEPAVIILLGGLLPFGSIFIEMYFIFTSFWAYKIYYVYGFMLLVFLILIIVTVCVTIVCTYFLLNAEDYRWQWTSFMAAASTSIYVYMYSFYYFFFKTKMYGLFQTSFYFGYMALFSGALGIICGTVGYFGTNVFVRKIYSNVKID; from the exons ATGCTAAGCATTCGAAGTATGAAGTTCCATTTATTAGTACGGCGGATGATCACAGTCGCCGTTTTGCTGAATATCCCCCACACGCTAGCCGATGAGCACAATCATATG TACGATGATCACGAAGAAATTGTATTGTGGATGAACACTGTCGGGCCGTATCATAATCGGCAGGAAACGTATGCTTACTTCTCTCTACCGTTCTGTGTCGGCGCCAAACAATCGATTAATCATTATCACGAAACAATGAGCGAAGCACTTCAGGGAGTCGAACTGGAGTTCAGTGGGTACGAAATTGACTTTAAAG ATGATATCAGCCCAACGGAAATCTGCATGGTGGAACTGACCGAGGATAAGCTAAAGGCCTTTGTGTATGCGGTGAAGAATCAGTACTGGTACCAGATGTATATCGATGATTTGCCGATCTGGGGTGTTGTTGGCAAGGAGGAAGACAAAAAGTACTACATTTATACCCACAAAAAGTTCGACATCAGTTTCAACGGCAAGCAGATTGTGGACGTGACGCTTACTCCCGAACACAAGGAGTTGTTGCGTGTCGGGGCCAAAATTAAGTTCACGTATGAGGTGAACTGGAAGCAAAGCTCGGTGAAATTTGAGGATCGATTCGACAAGTACCTGGATCCTAATTTTTTTCAACACCGTATTCACTGGTTCAGTATCTTCAACAGTTTCATGATGGTCATATTTTTAGTTGGTCTCGTGTCGATGATCTTAATGCGCACCCTTCGTAAAGACTATGCACGGTACAGCAAGGATGAAGAAGCAGATGATATG GAGCGCGATTTGGGCGACGAGTACGGTTGGAAACAAATTCATGGGGATGTGTTCCGTCCGACCTCAAATGTGATGCTTTTTTCTGCCCTCGTTGGAGCAGGTTATCAATTGACTTCGGTAGTGTTGTGTGTAATTACATTTGCAATTCTTGGCGAGCTTTACACTGA GCGAGGTTCAATGCTCTCTACAACGATCTTCGTGTACGCGGCCACGTCGCCTATCAACGGATACTTCGGAGGCTCCCTGTACGCCCGGATGGGTGGAAAGCTGTGGATTAAACAGATGCTTATGTCTGCTTTTGTTGTACCGGCACTCGTTTGCGGGACTGCATTCTTTATTAACTTCATCGCCATCTATTATCATGCCTCAAGGGCAATTCCATTTGGAACGATG GTTGCAGTCACATGTATCTGTATATTTGTAATTTTGCCACTAACGCTGATCGGTACCATTGTGGGGCGTAATCTGGATGGACAACCAGACCATCCGTGTCGTGTTAATGCGGTTCCAAGGCCTATCCCGGAAAAGAAATGGTTCATGGAACCGGCTGTGATCATACTTCTTGGTGGGTTGCTGCCGTTTGGATCAATTTTTATCGAAAT gtattttatttttacgtcGTTTTGGGCGTACAAAATCTACTACGTCTATGGTTTCATGCTGCTCGTGTTTTTGATTCTCATAATCGTGACTGTGTGTGTAACGATTGTCTGCACATACTTCCTGCTGAATGCAGAGGACTACCGATGGCAGTGGACCAGCTTCATGGCAGCTGCTTCTACTTCGATATACGTGTATATGTATtctttctattattttttcttcaaaacgaA aatgTACGGATTGTTCCAGACGTCGTTCTATTTTGGCTATATGGCGCTTTTTTCTGGTGCATTGGGCATTATCTGCGGAACGGTCGGCTATTTCGGCACAAACGTCTTTGTGCGGAAGATATATTCCAATGTAAAGATTGATTGA
- the LOC131216314 gene encoding serine--tRNA ligase, mitochondrial, which produces MLLVKWTLEPLRRQISHHRFNLRGINYDTEYLLNRENAPAIEANIRQRKGVGDIRLIHELNEQLHMVDESQAEHHSIAGRLQSEMEKIPNRTHPDVASYGNVPKLMKRYNQPYDTDCRKYYEFGDMCKKMNFYRMENLGNFTGHRSYYLTDELAELEHALITYTIQRLLKQNFRLISVPDILPAGIIESCGMNTSGDRNQVYKVKHERETLCLSGTSEMALAGYFAGQLLRTKQVPLRLAAVSRCFRAESSALHEEKGIYRVHQFTKVEMFAICAPDQSASMLDEFQELEVSLFDELGLPFKVLDMPASELGAPAYRKYDIEAWMPGRAMYGEISSCSDCTDFQSRRLGIRIEPPLQFAHTVNGTACAVPRMLIALLENFQNEDHTVSVPVPLRKYISGKHRLCRRKVLPELKLTKRLQQEDVMGFTSKL; this is translated from the coding sequence ATGCTCCTTGTGAAGTGGACACTGGAACCGCTGCGGAGACAAATCAGCCATCACCGGTTCAACCTGCGGGGCATCAACTATGACACCGAATATCTTCTCAACCGAGAAAACGCGCCCGCAATCGAGGCCAACATAAGACAGCGCAAAGGCGTCGGTGACATACGGTTGATACACGAATTGAACGAACAACTTCACATGGTTGATGAATCGCAGGCGGAGCATCACTCAATAGCCGGGCGACTACAGAgtgaaatggagaaaattccCAATCGCACCCACCCGGACGTTGCATCGTATGGCAACGTACCGAAATTGATGAAGCGGTATAACCAACCCTACGATACTGATTGTCGAAAGTACTATGAATTTGGGGATATGTGCAAGAAGATGAACTTCTACAGAATGGAGAACCTGGGCAATTTCACCGGTCATCGTTCTTATTATCTGACGGATGAGCTGGCCGAACTCGAGCACGCTTTGATTACTTACACGATCCAACGGTTACTGAAGCAAAATTTCCGCCTCATATCAGTGCCTGATATTCTTCCGGCAGGCATCATTGAGAGCTGCGGCATGAACACCAGTGGTGATCGCAATCAAGTCTACAAGGTGAAGCATGAGCGCGAAACGCTTTGCTTGTCCGGCACGTCGGAAATGGCTCTGGCTGGTTACTTCGCTGGACAACTGTTGCGAACGAAGCAGGTACCGCTCCGACTGGCGGCCGTCAGTCGCTGCTTCCGGGCAGAATCCTCAGCTTTGCACGAGGAAAAGGGCATCTATCGGGTGCACCAGTTCACGAAGGTAGAAATGTTTGCCATATGTGCACCTGATCAGTCGGCTTCGATGTTGGACGAGTTTCAGGAGCTTGAGGTTAGTCTTTTCGATGAGTTAGGCCTTCCGTTCAAGGTACTTGATATGCCTGCGAGCGAACTAGGAGCTCCCGCCTACCGGAAGTACGACATTGAAGCGTGGATGCCAGGCCGTGCGATGTACGGTGAGATATCCAGCTGTAGCGATTGTACCGACTTTCAGTCACGTCGCCTCGGAATTCGAATTGAACCGCCGCTACAATTTGCACACACGGTTAACGGAACAGCGTGTGCTGTTCCGCGGATGTTGATTGCGCTATTAGAGAATTTTCAGAACGAGGACCACACCGTTTCCGTACCGGTGCCTCTCAGAAAGTACATCAGTGGAAAGCACCGGCTCTGTCGGCGGAAAGTGCTGCCTGAGCTGAAGCTTACCAAGCGGCTCCAGCAGGAAGATGTTATGGGATTTACAAGTAAACTGTGA
- the LOC131205598 gene encoding transmembrane 9 superfamily member 3 isoform X1, translating into MCWSATLMLSIRSMKFHLLVRRMITVAVLLNIPHTLADEHNHMYDDHEEIVLWMNTVGPYHNRQETYAYFSLPFCVGAKQSINHYHETMSEALQGVELEFSGYEIDFKDDISPTEICMVELTEDKLKAFVYAVKNQYWYQMYIDDLPIWGVVGKEEDKKYYIYTHKKFDISFNGKQIVDVTLTPEHKELLRVGAKIKFTYEVNWKQSSVKFEDRFDKYLDPNFFQHRIHWFSIFNSFMMVIFLVGLVSMILMRTLRKDYARYSKDEEADDMERDLGDEYGWKQIHGDVFRPTSNVMLFSALVGAGYQLTSVVLCVITFAILGELYTERGSMLSTTIFVYAATSPINGYFGGSLYARMGGKLWIKQMLMSAFVVPALVCGTAFFINFIAIYYHASRAIPFGTMVAVTCICIFVILPLTLIGTIVGRNLDGQPDHPCRVNAVPRPIPEKKWFMEPAVIILLGGLLPFGSIFIEMYFIFTSFWAYKIYYVYGFMLLVFLILIIVTVCVTIVCTYFLLNAEDYRWQWTSFMAAASTSIYVYMYSFYYFFFKTKMYGLFQTSFYFGYMALFSGALGIICGTVGYFGTNVFVRKIYSNVKID; encoded by the exons AT GTGCTGGTCAGCTACGCTGATGCTAAGCATTCGAAGTATGAAGTTCCATTTATTAGTACGGCGGATGATCACAGTCGCCGTTTTGCTGAATATCCCCCACACGCTAGCCGATGAGCACAATCATATG TACGATGATCACGAAGAAATTGTATTGTGGATGAACACTGTCGGGCCGTATCATAATCGGCAGGAAACGTATGCTTACTTCTCTCTACCGTTCTGTGTCGGCGCCAAACAATCGATTAATCATTATCACGAAACAATGAGCGAAGCACTTCAGGGAGTCGAACTGGAGTTCAGTGGGTACGAAATTGACTTTAAAG ATGATATCAGCCCAACGGAAATCTGCATGGTGGAACTGACCGAGGATAAGCTAAAGGCCTTTGTGTATGCGGTGAAGAATCAGTACTGGTACCAGATGTATATCGATGATTTGCCGATCTGGGGTGTTGTTGGCAAGGAGGAAGACAAAAAGTACTACATTTATACCCACAAAAAGTTCGACATCAGTTTCAACGGCAAGCAGATTGTGGACGTGACGCTTACTCCCGAACACAAGGAGTTGTTGCGTGTCGGGGCCAAAATTAAGTTCACGTATGAGGTGAACTGGAAGCAAAGCTCGGTGAAATTTGAGGATCGATTCGACAAGTACCTGGATCCTAATTTTTTTCAACACCGTATTCACTGGTTCAGTATCTTCAACAGTTTCATGATGGTCATATTTTTAGTTGGTCTCGTGTCGATGATCTTAATGCGCACCCTTCGTAAAGACTATGCACGGTACAGCAAGGATGAAGAAGCAGATGATATG GAGCGCGATTTGGGCGACGAGTACGGTTGGAAACAAATTCATGGGGATGTGTTCCGTCCGACCTCAAATGTGATGCTTTTTTCTGCCCTCGTTGGAGCAGGTTATCAATTGACTTCGGTAGTGTTGTGTGTAATTACATTTGCAATTCTTGGCGAGCTTTACACTGA GCGAGGTTCAATGCTCTCTACAACGATCTTCGTGTACGCGGCCACGTCGCCTATCAACGGATACTTCGGAGGCTCCCTGTACGCCCGGATGGGTGGAAAGCTGTGGATTAAACAGATGCTTATGTCTGCTTTTGTTGTACCGGCACTCGTTTGCGGGACTGCATTCTTTATTAACTTCATCGCCATCTATTATCATGCCTCAAGGGCAATTCCATTTGGAACGATG GTTGCAGTCACATGTATCTGTATATTTGTAATTTTGCCACTAACGCTGATCGGTACCATTGTGGGGCGTAATCTGGATGGACAACCAGACCATCCGTGTCGTGTTAATGCGGTTCCAAGGCCTATCCCGGAAAAGAAATGGTTCATGGAACCGGCTGTGATCATACTTCTTGGTGGGTTGCTGCCGTTTGGATCAATTTTTATCGAAAT gtattttatttttacgtcGTTTTGGGCGTACAAAATCTACTACGTCTATGGTTTCATGCTGCTCGTGTTTTTGATTCTCATAATCGTGACTGTGTGTGTAACGATTGTCTGCACATACTTCCTGCTGAATGCAGAGGACTACCGATGGCAGTGGACCAGCTTCATGGCAGCTGCTTCTACTTCGATATACGTGTATATGTATtctttctattattttttcttcaaaacgaA aatgTACGGATTGTTCCAGACGTCGTTCTATTTTGGCTATATGGCGCTTTTTTCTGGTGCATTGGGCATTATCTGCGGAACGGTCGGCTATTTCGGCACAAACGTCTTTGTGCGGAAGATATATTCCAATGTAAAGATTGATTGA